A region from the Phycisphaerales bacterium genome encodes:
- a CDS encoding serine hydroxymethyltransferase, with product MPTHHDPISASVIDFLASHDPQVGALIAKERARQHSTLELIASENHVSPAVMHAMGTCLTNKYAEGYPGARYYGGCEFHDAVESLAIERAKQMFGCRFANVQPHSGAQANAAAFMALMQPGDTFASLVLKDGGHLSHGMKINFSGVYFKPVHYPLHYDASHKDFERIDYDAVRSVCLEHKPKVLLCGYSAYPRAIDFARFRAIADECGALLLADVAHIAGLIVGGSHQSPFPHAHVVTTTTHKTLRGPRGGLILTNDEELAKKIDKSVFPGMQGGPLMHVIAAKAIAFGECLKPEFKTYSAQVVSNARTLATALTKRGFRITTGGTDNHLMLVDLRPKGEALTGSDAEKWLEMAGLVCNKNGIPNDPRPPRVTSGVRLGTPATTTRGLREADMESIAEMIDTVLSAGLKGEAALKAAVESTRARVASIVEKYPLK from the coding sequence ATGCCCACCCACCACGATCCTATCTCCGCGTCCGTCATCGACTTCCTCGCCTCGCACGACCCGCAGGTCGGCGCACTGATCGCGAAGGAGCGTGCCCGCCAGCACTCGACGCTGGAACTCATCGCGAGCGAGAACCACGTCTCGCCGGCCGTCATGCACGCGATGGGGACATGCCTCACAAACAAGTATGCCGAGGGATATCCCGGCGCGCGCTACTACGGCGGGTGCGAGTTCCACGACGCGGTCGAGTCGCTCGCGATCGAGCGGGCAAAGCAGATGTTCGGGTGCAGGTTCGCGAACGTGCAGCCGCACTCGGGGGCGCAGGCCAACGCCGCCGCGTTCATGGCGCTGATGCAGCCCGGCGACACGTTCGCGAGCCTCGTGCTCAAGGACGGCGGGCACCTCTCGCACGGGATGAAGATCAACTTCTCGGGCGTCTACTTCAAGCCCGTGCACTATCCGCTGCACTATGACGCGTCTCACAAGGACTTCGAACGGATCGACTATGACGCGGTGCGGAGCGTGTGCTTGGAGCACAAGCCCAAGGTGCTGCTCTGTGGATATTCGGCGTACCCACGGGCGATCGACTTCGCACGCTTCCGGGCGATTGCCGACGAGTGCGGAGCGTTGCTATTGGCGGATGTCGCGCACATCGCCGGGCTGATCGTGGGCGGGTCTCACCAAAGCCCCTTCCCGCACGCGCACGTCGTCACGACCACGACGCACAAGACGCTCCGCGGGCCGCGCGGCGGGCTGATCCTCACGAACGACGAGGAACTCGCGAAGAAGATCGATAAGTCTGTCTTTCCGGGGATGCAGGGCGGCCCCTTGATGCACGTCATCGCGGCCAAGGCGATCGCGTTCGGCGAGTGCCTGAAGCCCGAGTTCAAGACGTATTCGGCTCAGGTCGTGTCGAACGCCAGGACGCTCGCGACGGCGCTCACGAAGCGCGGCTTCCGGATCACCACGGGCGGGACCGACAATCACCTCATGCTCGTCGACCTTCGGCCCAAGGGCGAGGCGCTCACCGGGAGCGACGCGGAGAAGTGGCTCGAGATGGCGGGCCTGGTGTGCAACAAGAACGGCATCCCCAACGACCCGCGCCCGCCCCGCGTGACGAGCGGCGTGCGCCTGGGCACGCCCGCAACCACGACGCGTGGCCTGCGCGAGGCGGACATGGAGTCGATCGCCGAGATGATCGACACGGTGCTGAGCGCGGGGCTCAAGGGTGAGGCGGCGCTCAAAGCCGCCGTCGAGTCGACACGGGCGCGTGTGGCGAGTATCGTGGAGAAGTATCCGCTCAAGTAG
- a CDS encoding pseudouridine-5'-phosphate glycosidase, producing the protein MLVHCPLDPAARARAVALETTLLVHGVPKESAPVLATELSAIVREEGAVPAVVGVHAGRPIVGMTDAQVRDLLEATSVPKANTANLGACLFRESHAATTVATTMELAAQAGVRLFATGALGGVHRNFAQHLDISGDLQALVRFPVAVVSAGVKGLLDVHATREALETLGIPVVGFQTDRFPAFYVRDGGTSVDARFDDVDDLARFIAFELNRTGRGLVIANPIAEQDAIPEAQWSRWLAQAVEAAGDTATGRDATPAILGHLHRLSGGKTLAANIALVKSNARLAARLASRHSRIG; encoded by the coding sequence ATGCTCGTCCACTGCCCCCTCGATCCTGCCGCTCGTGCCCGGGCTGTCGCCTTGGAGACGACGCTTCTTGTCCATGGCGTCCCCAAAGAGTCCGCCCCGGTTCTTGCCACGGAACTCTCGGCGATCGTCCGCGAGGAGGGTGCCGTGCCGGCGGTGGTGGGGGTGCACGCGGGACGCCCGATCGTCGGCATGACCGACGCCCAGGTACGTGACCTCCTCGAAGCGACGAGCGTGCCCAAGGCCAACACGGCCAATCTCGGCGCGTGCCTCTTCCGCGAGTCTCATGCCGCCACGACCGTCGCCACCACCATGGAACTCGCCGCTCAGGCCGGTGTGCGACTCTTCGCCACGGGCGCGCTCGGCGGCGTCCACCGAAACTTCGCCCAGCATCTCGATATCTCGGGCGATCTGCAGGCTCTGGTGCGGTTCCCCGTCGCGGTTGTCTCGGCGGGTGTGAAGGGACTCCTCGATGTCCACGCCACCCGCGAGGCCCTCGAGACCCTCGGCATCCCTGTTGTCGGCTTCCAAACCGACCGCTTCCCCGCCTTCTACGTCCGCGACGGCGGCACCAGCGTCGACGCCCGATTCGATGACGTCGATGATCTCGCTCGATTCATCGCCTTTGAACTCAATCGGACCGGCCGCGGCCTCGTCATTGCAAATCCGATCGCCGAGCAGGATGCGATTCCCGAGGCCCAGTGGTCCCGCTGGTTAGCCCAGGCGGTCGAGGCGGCCGGTGACACCGCGACGGGCCGCGACGCCACCCCGGCGATTCTCGGACATCTCCATCGCCTCTCCGGCGGCAAGACCCTGGCCGCCAACATCGCCCTAGTGAAGTCCAACGCACGACTCGCCGCGCGACTCGCGAGCAGACATTCCCGAATCGGGTAA